The Deltaproteobacteria bacterium genome window below encodes:
- a CDS encoding replication-associated recombination protein A, producing the protein MELELFNDSRSGLNPAPLAERMRPKDLSGFVGQEHLLGEGKLLDRAIKKGELPSLILWGPPGTGKTTIARIVAEASKSEFIEFSAVLSGVKEIREVIKVAKDNLRRGKKTVLFVDEIHRFNKAQQDAFLHSVEDGTITLIGATTENPSFEVNAPLLSRCKVLVLESLSSEALNEILGRAMKDKERGLGGYRAELEEGVLDFLSEISAGDARTALNALEAAYMLTEPDPEGVRHISLKAAEEAVQRKAILYDKGGEEHYNVISAFIKSMRGSDPHAAIYWLARMVEAGEDPLFIARRMVIFASEDIGNADPAALRLAVDVKDAVDFVGMPEGWIPLAHGVAYLATAPKSNASYLAYLEAAGDVKKHGALPVPLHIRNAPTSLMKGLGYGKGYKYPHSFKDAEVEQEYLPESLKGRTYYRPNERGHEGKIAERMKGKGKNEQK; encoded by the coding sequence ATGGAACTTGAGCTTTTCAATGATAGCCGAAGCGGGCTGAACCCTGCACCGCTTGCCGAGAGGATGCGGCCAAAAGACCTTTCGGGTTTTGTAGGGCAGGAGCACCTTCTTGGAGAGGGGAAGCTCCTGGACAGGGCAATAAAGAAAGGCGAACTTCCTTCCCTTATCCTCTGGGGGCCGCCCGGCACCGGCAAGACAACAATCGCCAGGATAGTTGCGGAGGCTTCGAAATCGGAGTTCATCGAGTTCTCGGCGGTCCTCTCGGGCGTAAAGGAGATAAGGGAAGTAATAAAGGTCGCAAAAGACAACCTCCGGCGCGGCAAAAAGACCGTCCTTTTCGTGGACGAGATACACAGGTTCAACAAGGCTCAGCAGGACGCGTTCCTCCATAGCGTGGAGGACGGCACCATAACCCTCATAGGGGCGACGACCGAGAACCCGTCTTTCGAGGTAAACGCGCCGCTCCTATCGAGGTGCAAGGTGCTGGTGCTCGAATCCCTCTCTTCAGAGGCGCTCAATGAAATACTTGGGCGCGCCATGAAGGACAAGGAGCGCGGGCTCGGCGGCTATAGGGCCGAGCTTGAGGAGGGTGTCCTTGATTTCCTCTCCGAGATATCGGCGGGAGACGCGAGAACGGCGCTAAACGCCCTTGAGGCCGCCTACATGCTTACCGAGCCGGACCCCGAAGGGGTAAGGCATATAAGCCTCAAGGCCGCCGAGGAGGCTGTGCAGAGGAAGGCCATTCTCTACGACAAGGGCGGCGAGGAGCATTATAACGTCATCTCGGCTTTCATAAAATCCATGAGGGGGAGCGACCCGCACGCGGCGATCTATTGGCTCGCGAGAATGGTCGAGGCAGGCGAAGACCCTCTCTTTATCGCAAGGCGCATGGTCATATTCGCCTCGGAGGACATCGGGAACGCCGACCCTGCGGCCCTCAGGCTGGCGGTCGACGTAAAGGACGCGGTCGATTTCGTTGGAATGCCGGAGGGCTGGATACCGCTGGCGCACGGGGTCGCCTATCTCGCGACCGCCCCGAAATCCAACGCCTCGTATCTCGCCTATCTCGAAGCCGCGGGAGACGTAAAGAAGCACGGCGCCCTCCCCGTGCCGCTCCATATAAGGAACGCGCCCACAAGCCTCATGAAAGGGCTCGGCTACGGCAAGGGTTACAAGTACCCGCACAGCTTCAAGGACGCGGAGGTCGAGCAGGAATACCTGCCGGAGTCCCTAAAGGGCAGGACCTACTACCGGCCGAACGAGAGGGGCCATGAAGGGAAAATCGCCGAAAGGATGAAGGGAAAAGGAAAAAACGAACAAAAATAA
- the nadD gene encoding nicotinate-nucleotide adenylyltransferase, with amino-acid sequence MRIAIFGGTFNPIHLGHLRIAEEAREALSFERVVFVPTHITPHKLRESLTPPEARYELVQRAIEANPGFEASDIEIRRGGRSFTVETVRELKRERPESSVSLIIGNDSFNDITSWYEYEELLNLSSLIVVPRPGHPVKKPGEVLPVEVARKFWYDSETGAYVNSAGISITYLNTTLMDISSSAIREKVRSGLSIRYLVPESVRKLIEEQELYK; translated from the coding sequence ATGCGGATAGCGATCTTCGGGGGCACCTTCAATCCCATACATTTGGGCCACCTTAGGATAGCCGAGGAGGCGAGGGAGGCGCTTTCGTTCGAGCGCGTGGTCTTTGTGCCGACGCATATAACCCCGCATAAGTTGAGGGAGTCGCTTACGCCTCCCGAGGCGCGCTATGAGCTCGTACAGCGCGCCATAGAGGCGAACCCCGGCTTCGAGGCCTCGGATATCGAGATACGGCGCGGGGGCAGGTCGTTTACGGTCGAGACCGTGAGGGAGCTTAAGAGGGAGCGGCCGGAATCCTCTGTAAGCCTCATAATAGGGAACGACTCTTTCAACGATATAACCTCATGGTACGAGTACGAGGAGCTTCTGAACCTCTCAAGCCTCATAGTCGTGCCGAGGCCCGGCCACCCGGTAAAAAAGCCCGGTGAGGTGTTGCCGGTTGAAGTGGCCCGTAAGTTCTGGTATGATTCGGAAACCGGCGCCTACGTCAATTCCGCCGGTATCTCTATAACTTACCTGAATACGACTCTTATGGACATCTCTTCTTCGGCCATAAGGGAAAAAGTGCGTAGCGGCCTCTCGATAAGGTACCTCGTGCCCGAGAGTGTCCGTAAACTCATAGAAGAGCAGGAGCTTTATAAATGA
- a CDS encoding methyltransferase domain-containing protein, whose product MLKACFDKSAVKRSFSRAASSYDRFADFQHEAAKEVSAALRDLLPEGGDGKGISVLDIGCGTGSLAELILSSLPEARVYGCDLALPMLCRAVEKLGQRLSGLAGADCEALPFRDSSFDCAASSLTYQWAGDLSSAMAEAYRVLKPGGLFALSTLGPETLSELRECYPGYRGLEFKDSDEILMETKRAGLEAISLDKRLVKKVYKDFFELLRTLKHIGASPPLERGKGLSPGRELKEAGEAYARKFPAKGQGVIASYELILITARKKNQ is encoded by the coding sequence ATGCTCAAGGCCTGTTTCGATAAATCAGCGGTAAAGAGATCCTTTTCACGGGCGGCCTCTTCCTATGACAGGTTCGCGGATTTCCAGCACGAAGCCGCGAAGGAGGTCTCGGCAGCGCTCAGGGATCTCCTTCCGGAAGGCGGGGACGGCAAAGGCATATCCGTACTCGACATAGGCTGCGGCACAGGTTCGCTCGCGGAGCTTATACTGTCATCTCTTCCAGAGGCACGGGTCTACGGATGCGACCTCGCCCTCCCCATGCTCTGCAGGGCCGTGGAAAAGCTGGGGCAAAGGCTTTCCGGGCTCGCCGGGGCGGACTGCGAAGCCCTTCCGTTCAGGGATTCCTCTTTCGATTGCGCGGCATCGAGCCTTACATACCAGTGGGCCGGGGACCTCTCCTCGGCCATGGCCGAGGCTTATCGCGTATTGAAGCCAGGCGGCCTCTTCGCTCTCTCGACGCTCGGGCCGGAAACCCTGTCCGAATTGAGGGAATGCTACCCCGGATATCGGGGGCTTGAGTTCAAAGATTCGGATGAAATCCTGATGGAGACGAAGAGGGCCGGTCTTGAAGCAATAAGTTTGGATAAAAGGCTTGTAAAAAAGGTCTACAAGGATTTCTTTGAGCTGCTCCGGACCCTTAAGCACATCGGCGCCTCCCCTCCGCTTGAGCGCGGCAAGGGGCTTTCTCCCGGAAGGGAGCTCAAGGAGGCAGGCGAAGCATATGCACGCAAGTTCCCGGCCAAAGGCCAGGGCGTTATTGCAAGCTACGAGCTTATATTGATCACGGCAAGGAAAAAAAATCAATGA
- a CDS encoding aconitate hydratase, producing MGKSVAEKLIDSHLVTGEPVKGKEVNIRIDQTITQDATGTMAYLQFEAMGVPRVATELSVSYVDHNTLQYGGFENADDHRFLQTLASKFGIYFSKPGNGICHQVHLERFGKPGKTMLGSDSHTPTGGGIGMLAIGAGGLDVAVAMGGGPFSLTYPKIVLVDLKGKLKPWVSAKDVILELLRRMTVKGGVGKVIEYGGEGVKSLSVPERATITNMGAELGATSSVFPSDEVTREFLAAQGREADWIELKADEDAKYDEVIEINLSKLEPMIARPHMPDQVCKVSEVEGLKVDQVCVGSCTNSSYRDLMLVSEVLHKGGHKVHPEVSMTISPGSKQVLDMMALNKGLSHLIESGARILEATCGPCIGNGQSPPSGGVSLRTFNRNFEGRSGTKDGKVYLCSPEVAVAAAVYGVITDPRKLGKFPKVKMPAKFLIDDSMVIPPAKDPEKVTVSRGPNIKELPKQAALPESLKGKVLIKLGDNITTDHITPAGTWLKYRSNVPKYSESVFSQIDAKFHEKAKAAGGGFVLGGENYGQGSSREHAALCPMYLGIKAIIAKSFARIHKDNLVNFGILPLTFENPADYDSIADGDELELPGLRQALTSGETVTLRNVTKGRDCKLKHGYSPRQIETILAGGTLNYTTAAKA from the coding sequence GTGGGCAAGAGCGTTGCGGAAAAGCTGATTGACAGCCACCTGGTTACAGGTGAGCCCGTCAAGGGCAAAGAGGTAAACATCAGGATAGACCAGACCATTACCCAGGACGCTACCGGCACCATGGCGTACCTGCAGTTCGAGGCCATGGGCGTGCCGAGGGTCGCAACTGAGCTCTCGGTGAGCTACGTAGACCACAACACGCTCCAGTACGGCGGATTCGAGAACGCCGACGACCACAGGTTCCTCCAGACCCTTGCCTCCAAGTTCGGCATCTACTTCTCCAAGCCTGGTAACGGCATCTGCCACCAGGTCCATCTCGAAAGGTTCGGCAAGCCCGGGAAGACCATGCTCGGCTCCGACAGCCACACCCCCACGGGCGGCGGCATAGGCATGCTTGCCATCGGCGCGGGCGGCCTCGACGTCGCGGTCGCTATGGGCGGCGGCCCGTTCAGCCTCACCTATCCCAAGATAGTCCTGGTGGACCTCAAGGGCAAGCTCAAGCCCTGGGTCTCGGCCAAGGACGTAATCCTCGAACTCCTCCGGAGGATGACCGTGAAGGGCGGGGTAGGCAAAGTAATCGAGTACGGCGGAGAGGGCGTAAAGTCGCTCTCGGTCCCCGAGAGGGCCACAATAACCAACATGGGCGCCGAGCTCGGCGCAACGAGCTCCGTCTTCCCCTCGGACGAGGTCACCAGGGAGTTCCTCGCCGCGCAGGGCAGGGAAGCGGACTGGATAGAGCTCAAGGCGGACGAGGACGCGAAGTACGACGAGGTGATAGAGATAAACCTTTCGAAACTCGAGCCCATGATAGCAAGGCCCCACATGCCCGACCAGGTCTGCAAGGTCTCCGAGGTCGAGGGGCTTAAGGTGGACCAGGTCTGCGTGGGGAGCTGCACGAACTCCTCCTACAGGGACCTGATGCTCGTATCCGAGGTCCTTCACAAGGGCGGGCATAAGGTGCACCCCGAGGTCAGCATGACCATATCCCCCGGCTCCAAGCAGGTGCTCGACATGATGGCCCTCAATAAGGGGCTTTCGCACCTCATCGAGTCCGGCGCCAGGATACTCGAGGCCACCTGCGGCCCGTGCATCGGGAACGGCCAGTCGCCCCCGTCGGGAGGCGTATCGCTCCGCACCTTCAACAGGAACTTCGAGGGCAGGTCCGGCACCAAGGACGGCAAGGTCTATCTCTGCAGCCCCGAGGTCGCGGTAGCCGCCGCGGTATACGGCGTCATAACCGACCCGAGAAAGCTCGGTAAGTTTCCGAAGGTCAAGATGCCTGCGAAGTTCCTCATAGACGACTCGATGGTAATACCCCCGGCAAAGGACCCCGAAAAGGTAACCGTCTCGAGGGGACCGAACATAAAGGAGCTCCCCAAGCAGGCCGCGCTCCCGGAATCCCTTAAGGGCAAGGTGCTTATAAAGCTCGGCGACAACATTACTACCGACCACATAACCCCTGCGGGCACGTGGCTCAAGTACCGCTCGAACGTGCCCAAGTACTCGGAGAGCGTCTTTTCACAGATAGACGCCAAGTTCCATGAGAAGGCCAAGGCCGCCGGCGGCGGGTTCGTGCTGGGCGGCGAGAACTACGGCCAGGGTTCGTCCCGCGAGCACGCGGCCCTTTGCCCCATGTACCTCGGGATAAAGGCCATTATCGCCAAGAGCTTCGCCCGCATCCACAAGGACAACCTCGTGAACTTCGGGATACTCCCCCTTACCTTCGAGAACCCGGCGGACTATGATTCCATTGCCGACGGCGACGAGCTCGAGCTTCCGGGCCTACGGCAGGCGCTGACCTCAGGCGAGACGGTAACGCTCAGGAACGTCACCAAGGGCAGGGACTGCAAGCTCAAGCATGGCTACTCGCCGAGGCAGATAGAGACGATACTCGCCGGCGGCACGCTCAACTACACGACCGCTGCCAAGGCTTAA
- the bioD gene encoding dethiobiotin synthase, with the protein MKRSFFITGTDTGVGKTEVACMLARAFRAAGLKPGVMKPVETGCPERDGRLLPMDALKLKEASGTDADLDLINPYRFAPPLAPITASELSGISIDFQKIKSCAKELSNTHDVMLVEGAGGLLTPIVQGKYMADLALDLGLPIIIVSANRLGTINHTLLTARCAAALRLKVAGIILNNPAPRRDDLSLTHNRAELERLSPAPVLFEAPFSSKNKAPFLPEEGLVAGLLRA; encoded by the coding sequence GTGAAACGCTCCTTCTTCATAACAGGGACCGACACAGGCGTAGGCAAAACCGAGGTCGCCTGCATGCTCGCAAGGGCCTTCCGGGCTGCGGGCCTTAAGCCCGGGGTCATGAAGCCTGTGGAGACCGGCTGCCCTGAAAGAGACGGCAGACTTCTCCCGATGGACGCATTGAAGCTCAAAGAGGCATCCGGCACTGACGCGGACCTCGACCTCATAAACCCATACAGGTTCGCGCCTCCGCTTGCGCCTATTACCGCCTCTGAACTTTCAGGCATAAGTATCGATTTTCAAAAAATAAAATCATGCGCTAAAGAGCTTTCAAATACACATGACGTCATGCTCGTCGAGGGTGCGGGCGGACTCCTCACGCCTATTGTTCAAGGAAAATACATGGCCGATCTTGCCCTCGACCTCGGCCTTCCTATCATCATCGTTTCAGCCAACCGGCTCGGCACAATCAACCACACCTTGCTTACGGCCAGGTGCGCCGCCGCCCTGAGGCTAAAGGTTGCCGGCATCATACTCAACAACCCCGCACCCCGCAGAGACGACTTGAGCCTTACCCATAACAGGGCCGAACTGGAACGGCTCTCGCCCGCGCCCGTCCTCTTCGAAGCGCCATTCTCATCAAAAAACAAGGCCCCCTTCCTTCCGGAAGAGGGCCTTGTCGCAGGCCTTTTACGGGCCTGA
- a CDS encoding 23S rRNA (pseudouridine(1915)-N(3))-methyltransferase RlmH, with protein sequence MKIVFISVGRMKSEGLREAASEYLKRIRRYAPVEVVEVKDEKATAKAPRADVARGEGQRIIAKLMPGDYVVSLADTGTGMTSAGLSELLSGIMASGRKRLVFIVGGSWGLDRDVYDRSNMVLSLSPMTFPHDLAKLVLYEQVYRGFTIMRNEPYSH encoded by the coding sequence TTGAAGATAGTTTTTATCTCCGTGGGCCGTATGAAAAGTGAGGGCCTGAGGGAAGCCGCCTCGGAGTATCTTAAAAGGATACGGAGATACGCGCCTGTCGAGGTCGTGGAGGTAAAGGACGAGAAGGCCACGGCCAAGGCGCCCAGGGCGGACGTCGCAAGGGGCGAGGGGCAGAGGATAATCGCGAAGCTCATGCCCGGCGATTATGTCGTCTCGCTTGCCGACACCGGGACCGGAATGACTTCCGCGGGCCTGTCGGAGCTCCTCTCCGGCATAATGGCCTCGGGCAGGAAAAGGCTTGTCTTCATAGTTGGAGGCTCGTGGGGCCTCGACAGGGACGTATACGACAGGTCTAACATGGTGCTTTCGCTTTCGCCGATGACCTTCCCCCACGACCTCGCGAAGCTCGTCCTGTATGAGCAGGTCTACAGGGGCTTTACAATAATGCGGAACGAACCCTATTCGCACTGA
- the bioB gene encoding biotin synthase BioB, giving the protein METILKTALEKGLSGVGLSEGEALDFASLPDSSIYEILAITEKVRRHHKGVEVNLCAIVNAKSGLCKEDCSFCSQSVKYPTGAAEYPMSGPSDILSAAREAARTGAREFSIVTSGTRIEKEKDISALSEAIRGMRGMELESCASLGMLTRETLNRLKESGLESYHHNLETGRSFFQKVCTTHDYEEDVAVVRAAKELGFHVCSGGIFGLGEGWEVRIELLSTLRELEVDSIPINFLNPRPGTPLEGANHLTPIECLRIIALARLMLPARDIIICGGRQVNLRDLQPLIFAAGANGMMIGNYLTTPGRAPEDDLRMLSDLGLKPRGYN; this is encoded by the coding sequence ATGGAAACCATACTGAAGACTGCCCTTGAAAAAGGCCTCTCCGGAGTCGGCCTATCCGAAGGCGAAGCCCTTGACTTTGCAAGCCTCCCGGATTCGTCCATTTACGAAATACTCGCAATTACCGAGAAGGTCAGGCGTCATCACAAAGGGGTCGAGGTAAACCTCTGCGCCATCGTAAACGCCAAGAGCGGCCTCTGCAAGGAGGACTGCTCTTTCTGCTCCCAGTCCGTGAAGTATCCCACTGGCGCAGCCGAATACCCCATGTCCGGGCCCTCTGACATTCTCAGCGCGGCGCGGGAGGCGGCAAGGACCGGGGCGCGCGAGTTCTCGATAGTCACAAGCGGCACAAGAATAGAAAAGGAAAAGGACATCTCCGCCCTTTCCGAAGCCATAAGAGGAATGCGGGGCATGGAGCTTGAAAGCTGCGCCTCGCTCGGGATGCTTACGAGAGAGACTCTTAATAGGCTTAAAGAGAGCGGACTTGAAAGCTACCACCATAACCTCGAAACCGGACGGAGTTTCTTCCAGAAGGTCTGCACGACCCACGACTACGAAGAGGACGTGGCGGTCGTAAGGGCAGCAAAGGAACTCGGGTTTCACGTCTGCTCGGGCGGGATATTCGGGCTCGGAGAAGGCTGGGAGGTAAGGATAGAGCTCCTTTCCACCTTAAGGGAGCTTGAGGTCGATTCCATCCCGATTAATTTCCTCAACCCCAGGCCCGGAACGCCCCTTGAAGGCGCCAATCATCTTACCCCCATAGAGTGCCTCAGAATAATCGCGCTTGCCCGTCTCATGCTGCCGGCGAGGGACATCATCATCTGCGGCGGGAGACAAGTGAACCTCCGCGACCTCCAGCCCCTCATATTCGCGGCAGGCGCGAACGGCATGATGATAGGCAACTACCTCACCACACCCGGGAGGGCCCCGGAAGACGACCTCCGGATGCTCTCGGACCTGGGCCTCAAGCCCCGGGGCTACAATTAA
- the rsfS gene encoding ribosome silencing factor, with amino-acid sequence MEPKKKALEIARLALDKKAEKVVILNIKKLSTVSDYLVICSAESERQVQAIVNAVEDGLRKAGERPLGTEGAAEGKWALMDYNDVVVHVFLEHIRSFYDLEGLWAEAPATEVADKLKRSATAKPGTKGGKKGTGKKGG; translated from the coding sequence CTGGAACCAAAGAAGAAGGCGCTCGAGATCGCAAGGCTCGCCCTCGACAAGAAGGCCGAGAAGGTTGTCATTCTGAACATAAAGAAACTTTCCACAGTCTCGGACTACCTCGTCATTTGCAGCGCGGAATCCGAGAGGCAGGTGCAGGCCATAGTCAATGCCGTGGAAGACGGGTTGAGAAAAGCCGGTGAGCGGCCTCTCGGCACCGAAGGCGCCGCCGAAGGGAAGTGGGCGCTCATGGATTATAACGACGTCGTGGTCCATGTCTTCCTCGAGCATATAAGGTCTTTCTACGACCTAGAAGGGCTCTGGGCCGAGGCGCCGGCCACGGAGGTCGCGGATAAATTGAAGCGCTCCGCCACCGCTAAACCCGGCACAAAGGGCGGCAAAAAAGGGACGGGAAAAAAGGGCGGGTAG
- the bioF gene encoding 8-amino-7-oxononanoate synthase, giving the protein MNPMLEYIDEELLRLDSLGLLRNLKTIHGPQGPKAVVNGREALIMCSNDYLGLAGHPLVKEAAIEAVQKWGAGAGASRLVSGTMEPHVMLEERIKSFKRADAALLFNSGYNANLGVISALLDRSSEVFSDKLNHASIVDACVLSRAKVRRYPSRDVNVLERLLKASQAKKKLVVTDSVFSMDGTIAPLRDITGLLDRYGAMLLVDDAHATGVLGPGGRGSLEHFNISHPAVITMGTLGKALGSFGAFITGSSALIDLMVSKARPFIYTTALPPSVCGAAIKAFDIVENEPGLRQRLWENTARLKEGLSRLGLDILGSETPIVPIKVGTAKKAVDISDRLLENGVFIQAIRPPTVPEGTSRLRMTLSASHTAEDIDSALSALREALDG; this is encoded by the coding sequence ATGAACCCCATGCTCGAATATATCGACGAGGAGCTCTTGAGGCTCGATTCCCTCGGCTTACTGCGCAATCTTAAGACCATTCACGGGCCGCAGGGGCCAAAGGCCGTCGTAAACGGCAGGGAAGCGCTTATCATGTGCTCGAACGACTACCTGGGCCTTGCCGGCCACCCGCTCGTAAAAGAAGCCGCGATCGAGGCCGTTCAGAAGTGGGGGGCCGGGGCCGGGGCATCAAGGCTCGTCTCAGGCACAATGGAGCCCCACGTCATGCTGGAAGAACGGATAAAAAGCTTCAAAAGGGCCGATGCCGCTCTCCTCTTCAATTCCGGCTATAATGCTAACCTCGGCGTGATCTCCGCCCTTCTGGACAGGTCCTCCGAGGTATTCTCGGATAAACTGAACCATGCCTCCATCGTTGATGCCTGCGTCCTCAGCAGGGCCAAAGTCAGGAGATATCCATCAAGGGACGTAAACGTCCTTGAAAGGCTCCTCAAGGCCTCGCAGGCTAAAAAGAAGCTGGTAGTGACCGACAGCGTCTTCAGCATGGACGGGACCATAGCGCCGCTACGGGATATCACAGGCCTTCTGGACAGATACGGCGCCATGCTCCTTGTGGACGACGCGCACGCGACAGGCGTCCTTGGCCCCGGAGGCCGCGGGAGCCTCGAGCATTTCAATATCAGCCACCCGGCCGTCATTACAATGGGCACTCTCGGGAAGGCGCTCGGCTCATTCGGAGCGTTCATAACAGGGAGCAGCGCCTTAATAGACCTTATGGTCTCAAAGGCACGGCCGTTCATCTACACGACGGCCCTTCCGCCCTCGGTCTGCGGCGCGGCTATCAAGGCGTTCGATATCGTGGAGAACGAGCCTGGGCTCAGGCAAAGGCTCTGGGAGAATACGGCACGGCTTAAGGAAGGCCTTTCAAGGCTGGGGCTCGATATTTTGGGGAGCGAAACGCCCATCGTCCCCATAAAGGTCGGCACCGCAAAAAAAGCGGTCGATATATCGGACAGGCTCCTTGAAAATGGTGTCTTCATACAGGCCATCAGGCCTCCGACCGTGCCCGAGGGGACCTCGCGCCTCCGGATGACCTTATCCGCATCGCACACGGCGGAGGACATCGATTCCGCGCTTTCCGCGCTGAGGGAGGCCCTCGATGGCTGA
- the bioA gene encoding adenosylmethionine--8-amino-7-oxononanoate transaminase, with protein MNRKTARLIQLDRKYVWHPFTQMREWEASDPLVIERGRGSYLIDTEGRRYLDGVSSLWVNVHGHRKREIDRAIKAQLGRIAHSTLLGLANVPSIELAERLVKIAPKGLTKVFYSDNGSTSVEIALKMAFQYWEETGKPRKKRFIAFTGAYHGDTFGSMSVGEIDIFVKKYRPLLFRPFRAPYPYCYRCPVKAKKAFPDCKTACLRSFEEILKKHHKDIAACVIEPLLQGAAGMVVSPPGFLKEVRRLTKKYDVLLIADEVATGFGRTGRMFACDAERVSPDFLCLAKGLTGGYLPLAATLTTEKVYRAFLGKYEEYKSFFHGHTYTGNQLGCAAAIASLDIFEKEKVPQKLAAKVHTFNGLLEKLKGLPHVGDVRRIGLVAGIEIVKDKRTKEAYPARERVGYRACLHARDYGVILRPLGDVVVIMPPLSATEKEIEKIIDAAYGGIRDVTEGAKA; from the coding sequence ATGAACAGGAAGACAGCACGGCTCATACAACTCGACAGGAAATACGTCTGGCACCCGTTCACGCAGATGCGCGAATGGGAGGCTTCCGACCCCCTCGTAATCGAACGGGGGCGGGGCAGCTATCTCATCGATACGGAAGGCAGGCGCTACCTTGACGGCGTATCTTCCCTTTGGGTCAATGTCCACGGCCACAGGAAAAGGGAGATCGACCGGGCCATAAAGGCCCAGCTCGGGCGCATTGCGCATTCAACGCTCCTCGGGCTCGCGAATGTCCCCTCCATAGAGCTTGCAGAAAGGCTCGTAAAGATTGCGCCAAAGGGGCTTACGAAGGTCTTCTATTCGGATAACGGCTCGACCTCCGTGGAGATAGCCCTGAAGATGGCCTTCCAGTATTGGGAAGAAACCGGAAAGCCCAGAAAGAAAAGGTTCATAGCTTTCACAGGGGCCTACCACGGCGATACCTTCGGCTCCATGAGCGTCGGGGAGATAGATATATTCGTAAAGAAGTACCGGCCGCTCCTCTTCAGGCCCTTCCGCGCTCCATACCCGTACTGCTACAGGTGCCCGGTCAAGGCGAAAAAGGCCTTCCCGGACTGCAAGACCGCCTGCCTTCGCTCGTTCGAGGAGATACTTAAGAAGCACCACAAGGATATAGCCGCGTGCGTCATAGAACCCCTCCTTCAGGGCGCGGCAGGCATGGTCGTATCGCCCCCAGGGTTCCTCAAGGAGGTGAGGAGGCTTACAAAGAAATACGACGTCCTCCTAATAGCCGACGAGGTGGCTACAGGCTTCGGGAGGACTGGACGCATGTTCGCCTGCGACGCCGAAAGGGTCTCCCCGGACTTCCTCTGCCTTGCGAAAGGACTCACGGGCGGCTACCTGCCCCTTGCCGCGACCCTCACGACAGAGAAGGTCTACAGGGCCTTCCTGGGAAAATACGAAGAGTACAAGAGCTTCTTCCACGGACACACCTATACCGGCAACCAGCTCGGGTGCGCTGCCGCCATCGCAAGCCTCGATATATTTGAAAAGGAGAAGGTGCCGCAAAAACTCGCCGCGAAAGTCCATACTTTCAACGGGTTACTGGAGAAGCTTAAAGGACTGCCGCATGTCGGCGACGTGAGGCGGATAGGGCTTGTCGCAGGGATAGAGATCGTGAAGGACAAAAGGACGAAAGAGGCCTACCCTGCCCGTGAGCGTGTGGGCTACCGGGCGTGCCTCCACGCCAGGGACTACGGGGTAATACTCCGGCCCCTCGGGGACGTGGTTGTTATAATGCCGCCCCTGAGCGCCACCGAAAAGGAAATAGAGAAAATAATCGATGCGGCCTATGGGGGAATAAGGGACGTAACGGAGGGCGCGAAAGCGTGA
- a CDS encoding alpha/beta fold hydrolase, with translation MAEAFVFVHGWATDSRVWDVAAKRRGGGHIMVDLPGHGGERAWDEPTLTPAIRELSVRTQGIKGAVGIGWSLGSEVLIAAYPALKERFRALILVGSTPCFVSKEDFPWGQSRALVKRMIMDMKKDPASTVERFYKLNFTDEELASPGASAFLERYRYPGPISCEGPVPGCFPSFRYGEMTKALEALYAADLRDRLKEIEVPVLLVHGEMDTVCPPGAAMYMAENIKDARLEIVKGTGHAPFITNTDSFMSVVNEFISLLE, from the coding sequence ATGGCTGAAGCATTCGTATTCGTCCACGGATGGGCGACCGACAGCCGCGTCTGGGACGTGGCGGCAAAAAGGCGCGGGGGCGGACATATAATGGTGGACCTGCCCGGCCACGGCGGGGAAAGGGCTTGGGACGAGCCTACCCTTACCCCGGCGATACGGGAGCTATCTGTGCGCACACAAGGCATCAAGGGCGCAGTCGGCATAGGATGGTCCCTCGGCTCCGAGGTACTTATTGCGGCATACCCGGCCCTTAAGGAGAGATTCCGCGCCCTCATACTCGTCGGCTCGACCCCGTGTTTCGTTTCGAAGGAAGATTTCCCCTGGGGCCAGTCAAGGGCGCTCGTGAAACGCATGATAATGGACATGAAAAAAGACCCGGCCTCCACGGTCGAGAGGTTCTATAAGCTCAATTTCACGGACGAGGAGCTGGCTTCTCCGGGGGCGTCGGCCTTTCTCGAGCGATACAGGTATCCGGGACCGATATCCTGCGAAGGCCCGGTGCCGGGCTGCTTCCCCTCTTTCAGGTACGGCGAGATGACGAAGGCCCTTGAGGCCCTTTACGCTGCCGACCTGCGGGACAGGCTAAAGGAGATAGAAGTACCCGTCCTCCTCGTCCACGGGGAGATGGACACCGTTTGCCCGCCAGGGGCCGCAATGTACATGGCCGAAAATATAAAAGACGCCAGGCTCGAAATAGTGAAGGGGACCGGGCACGCGCCGTTCATTACAAATACTGATTCATTCATGTCCGTCGTAAACGAGTTTATTTCTTTGTTAGAGTAG